One stretch of Segatella copri DNA includes these proteins:
- a CDS encoding glucosaminidase domain-containing protein yields MAQGKKDMKDYWIDKYLSVSFPLESIRINSTFGSRVDPFTGKHKQHKGLDLRARYEEVLSMFDGYVKGVGYDSGSGKYITMQYGDYTVSYCHLSEIWVSDNQKVYAGDPIGISGTTGRSTGPHLHITSRLRGRLEDPYDLLLYIKETREKAIKALKIDEDKVLTPDDFIKHYAQAAMRQQRKYGIPASVILAQMAFESRWGNSSLAQIGYNFFGIKANSNWLRRGLPYSIHDDDRKNEKFCNFSSAEESIKYHSRLLMSDRYARCWRYKPTDYHNWLVAIKAGGYATRKDYVKKCESIILQHKLYLYDIEAEKM; encoded by the coding sequence ATGGCACAAGGAAAGAAAGACATGAAGGACTACTGGATAGACAAATACCTAAGTGTGAGTTTTCCTTTGGAAAGCATAAGGATAAACTCCACCTTTGGCAGTAGGGTTGATCCTTTCACAGGGAAGCACAAGCAACACAAGGGACTTGACCTTAGGGCAAGATACGAGGAAGTACTATCCATGTTCGATGGCTACGTGAAAGGCGTAGGCTACGACAGTGGCTCTGGGAAATATATCACCATGCAGTATGGCGATTACACGGTAAGCTATTGCCATTTATCTGAAATTTGGGTGAGCGACAACCAGAAGGTCTATGCAGGAGACCCAATAGGCATCAGCGGAACTACAGGACGCTCCACTGGGCCACATCTGCATATCACCAGTAGGCTTCGGGGCCGTTTGGAAGACCCATACGACTTGCTTCTTTACATAAAAGAGACGAGAGAGAAAGCCATCAAGGCATTGAAGATAGACGAAGACAAAGTGCTTACGCCCGATGATTTCATCAAGCATTATGCCCAAGCGGCCATGCGCCAACAAAGAAAATACGGCATACCAGCCTCTGTTATACTGGCACAGATGGCGTTTGAAAGCAGATGGGGAAACAGCAGCCTGGCACAAATAGGCTATAATTTCTTTGGAATAAAGGCCAATAGCAACTGGCTCAGAAGAGGCCTACCCTACAGCATTCATGATGATGACCGCAAAAACGAGAAATTCTGCAATTTCTCCTCGGCAGAGGAAAGCATCAAGTATCATTCCAGGTTGTTGATGAGTGACAGATACGCTCGCTGTTGGCGATACAAGCCAACCGACTATCACAACTGGCTTGTCGCAATCAAGGCAGGAGGCTATGCGACTAGAAAAGACTATGTGAAGAAATGCGAGAGCATCATTCTTCAACATAAGCTTTATCTATACGATATAGAAGCTGAGAAAATGTAA
- a CDS encoding DUF4099 domain-containing protein — translation MNELKFSESEIPYEELANFGLSQEMIDDFPESIMNKFLSGQRTPLLPIERADFDGVVHKDFARIRLQQTEDGLHPVFLPLIAKNNLEYFTEEQKTALQNGQVLKVLLPSNNSWNYVQLDGATNATISVKADIIDQNLSTLANKVGLSESELMELEEGKVVTKGEEDKMFSAGIDLNEETGVRSVNGDAQKWQEEKDGNVMLDKYNFGIYGCWTKDDKGMLSYVPEDEYSEEMCVAQDAAIEKAKQSRGIHM, via the coding sequence ATGAACGAATTGAAATTTTCTGAAAGCGAAATCCCATACGAGGAGTTGGCTAACTTCGGACTCTCACAGGAAATGATAGACGACTTTCCTGAAAGTATTATGAATAAGTTCCTTTCTGGGCAAAGAACTCCCTTGCTCCCTATTGAGAGAGCAGATTTTGATGGAGTTGTCCACAAGGATTTTGCTCGAATCCGCTTACAGCAAACAGAGGATGGGCTTCATCCAGTGTTCTTGCCTCTCATCGCAAAGAACAATCTTGAGTATTTTACGGAGGAACAGAAAACCGCTTTGCAAAACGGACAAGTTCTGAAGGTGTTGCTACCGTCGAACAATTCCTGGAACTATGTGCAGCTCGATGGGGCTACAAATGCTACCATTTCTGTAAAGGCAGACATCATTGACCAGAACTTATCTACATTGGCTAACAAGGTGGGACTTTCTGAAAGTGAGCTTATGGAACTTGAAGAAGGAAAGGTTGTTACCAAGGGAGAGGAAGACAAGATGTTTTCTGCCGGCATCGATTTGAACGAGGAAACTGGAGTCCGCAGTGTCAACGGTGATGCGCAAAAGTGGCAGGAGGAAAAAGATGGCAACGTGATGCTAGACAAGTATAACTTTGGCATCTATGGCTGTTGGACAAAGGATGACAAAGGTATGCTTTCTTATGTCCCGGAGGATGAATATTCCGAGGAGATGTGTGTGGCACAGGATGCTGCTATAGAAAAGGCTAAACAAAGTCGTGGAATACATATGTAA